One Pararge aegeria chromosome 4, ilParAegt1.1, whole genome shotgun sequence DNA segment encodes these proteins:
- the LOC120637683 gene encoding choline transporter-like 2 isoform X2, with product MGKDFGEPIRYDPNFNGPIHNRSCTDILWLIMFILFLGAWGYVGYYSMTRGSVDKLLAPIDSRGRRCGLDSGLEEKKYLIFFNIAKCLAPGTPITGCPTTQVCVSQCPDKTVLFKKELEQNPTAFEQIKMNMVCTEDVNLQTMTYSQAIQYIQEEKCASFVLQSQPVLYRCIGDLSTLQCKDTSKTTPWTESTGETCVRNPEDAQKSLLNRATALDSYVGWIAASWVTFFTRNERETHVLSSQIVQDLVQSRWYMAGALVAVVLLCFIYILLLRWVITPVVWLSIAGLFALMGFAIYLCYKNYEYYKANPVGLYQTTNLKGYAQSIFAKYETWLVILIVLAVLLLILFLVVVFLRSRITIAIALIREGSKAVTSIKSTILFPIFPWIFQCAIIAYGILVLMFLLSIGESAFRVVNLRNDTTCSCNGVYTEEGAPCNPLTFVEKCHDTSSVGGLLPCQLASCHFTGIDNPQIVIYMQLVNVLGFFWAMFFISGVADMMLASTFSTWYWTFHKNDLPFFTLTSGIYRTLRYHLGTVAFGALIIAIVRVIRVILEYIDHKVKKFDNPFTRCMMCFCKCMFWCLENFLKFVNKNAYIMCAVHGKNFCRSASDAFSLLMRNILRVVVLDKVADFIFFLSKLLISIGVGFAVYYLLEWNYVYEVTKGERLHYNYVPAVILSIATYLICTIFFNVYSMAVDTLFLCFLEDCERNDGSPEKPYFMSKNLMRILGKRNKKTT from the exons GGGAGCCGATACGATATGATCCCAACTTCAACGGCCCGATCCACAACCGTTCTTGCACGGACATACTATGGTTAATAATGTTCATCCTCTTCCTCGGGGCGTGGGGCTACGTTGGATACTACA GTATGACGAGAGGTAGCGTCGACAAACTATTAGCGCCTATTGATTCAAGAGGACGACGGTGTGGGCTGGACTCCGGCCTTGAAGAAAAGAAGTATCTAATCTTTTTCAACATCGCTAAGTGTTTGGCGCCGGGAACCCCTATAACCGGATGTCCGACTACACAG GTGTGTGTATCGCAATGTCCAGACAAAACTGTGCTGTTTAAAAAAGAGTTAGAACAAAATCCCACTGCCTTCgaacaaattaaaatgaatatggtTTGCACCGAAGATGTGAACCTCCAGACCATGACGTATTCTCAAGCGATCCAATACATACAAGAGGAGAAGTGCGCTAGTTTTGTGTTGCAGAGCCAACCag TGTTGTACCGCTGCATCGGAGATCTTTCAACCCTGCAATGCAAAGACACGTCGAAGACCACTCCATGGACGGAGAGCACCGGCGAAACTTGCGTCAGAAATCCGGAAGACGCCCAGAAATCCTTGCTCAACCGCGCGACTGCCCTGGACTCATACGTGGGCTGGATCGCCGCAAGCTGGGTTACATTCTTCACGAGGAATGAGCGAGAAACACACGTT TTGTCGTCGCAAATAGTTCAAGATCTGGTCCAGTCCAGATGGTACATGGCCGGAGCGTTGGTCGCTGTGGTATTGCTATGCTTCATCTACATACTCTTGCTACGTTGGGTCATCACACCCGTAGTCTGGCTTTCGATCGCGGGCCTGTTTGCTCTAATGGGATTTG ctATTTACCTGTGTTACAAAAACTACGAGTACTACAAAGCAAACCCTGTCGGTCTCTACCAAACAACCAACCTGAAAGGATACGCGCAGTCTATTTTTGCGAAATATGAAACCTGGCTCGTAATTCTCATTGTATTGGCTGTGTTactacttattttgtttttggtaGTAGTATTCCTGCGAAGTCGGATAACTATAGCTATAGCACTCATACGTGAAGGAAGCaa AGCCGTTACATCAATAAAATCCACAATTCTGTTCCCAATATTCCCCTGGATCTTCCAATGCGCTATCATTGCTTATGGGATTTTGGTTCTCATGTTTCTGCTGTCGATTGGTGAGTCTGCCTTCCGCGTCGTTAACCTGCGAAATGATACTACGTGTAGCTGCAACGGGGTATACACGGAG gagGGGGCCCCGTGTAATCCACTAACATTCGTAGAGAAATGCCATGATACCAGTTCCGTCGGTGGGCTTTTACCGTGTCAATTGGCTTCCTGCCATTTTACCGGCATCGACAATCCACAGATTGTTATTTATATGCAAC TGGTCAACGTGCTAGGTTTTTTCTGGGCGATGTTTTTCATCAGTGGAGTAGCGGATATGATGTTAGCGAGTACATTCTCAACTTGGTACTGGACTTTCCATAAGAATGACTTGCCTTTCTTCACCCTTACCTCAGGAATTTATAGAACGCTTCG CTACCACTTGGGAACGGTGGCGTTTGGAGCTTTAATAATTGCAATAGTAAGAGTTATTCGAGTAATTCTGGAATACATCGATCACAAAGTCAAAAAATTCGACAATCCATTTACGAGATGCATGATGTGTTTCTGCAAATGCATGTTTTGGTGCTTGGAGAactttttgaaatttgttaatAAGAACGCCTACATTATGTGCGCTGTGCACGGGAAGAACTTCTGCAGAAGCGCCAGTGACGCCTTTTCATTGCTCATGAGGAATATTCTTAGAGTTGTCGTATTAGATAAG GTGGCCGACTTTATTTTCTTCCTCTCAAAGCTTTTGATCTCCATTGGGGTGGGCTTCGCTGTGTACTACCTCCTTGAATGGAACTACGTGTACGAAGTAACAAAAGGCGAGCGTCTGCACTACAACTACGTGCCTGCAGTCATACTGAGCATCGCAACCTACCTCATATGCACTATATTCTTCAACGTCTACTCAATGGCTGTAGACACACTGTTCCTATGTTTCT TGGAAGATTGCGAGAGGAATGATGGTTCCCCGGAAAAACCGTACTTCATGTCGAAAAACCTTATGAGAATCCTCGGCAagagaaacaaaaaaaccacataa
- the LOC120637683 gene encoding choline transporter-like 2 isoform X1, producing MGCCVPSKESREPIRYDPNFNGPIHNRSCTDILWLIMFILFLGAWGYVGYYSMTRGSVDKLLAPIDSRGRRCGLDSGLEEKKYLIFFNIAKCLAPGTPITGCPTTQVCVSQCPDKTVLFKKELEQNPTAFEQIKMNMVCTEDVNLQTMTYSQAIQYIQEEKCASFVLQSQPVLYRCIGDLSTLQCKDTSKTTPWTESTGETCVRNPEDAQKSLLNRATALDSYVGWIAASWVTFFTRNERETHVLSSQIVQDLVQSRWYMAGALVAVVLLCFIYILLLRWVITPVVWLSIAGLFALMGFAIYLCYKNYEYYKANPVGLYQTTNLKGYAQSIFAKYETWLVILIVLAVLLLILFLVVVFLRSRITIAIALIREGSKAVTSIKSTILFPIFPWIFQCAIIAYGILVLMFLLSIGESAFRVVNLRNDTTCSCNGVYTEEGAPCNPLTFVEKCHDTSSVGGLLPCQLASCHFTGIDNPQIVIYMQLVNVLGFFWAMFFISGVADMMLASTFSTWYWTFHKNDLPFFTLTSGIYRTLRYHLGTVAFGALIIAIVRVIRVILEYIDHKVKKFDNPFTRCMMCFCKCMFWCLENFLKFVNKNAYIMCAVHGKNFCRSASDAFSLLMRNILRVVVLDKVADFIFFLSKLLISIGVGFAVYYLLEWNYVYEVTKGERLHYNYVPAVILSIATYLICTIFFNVYSMAVDTLFLCFLEDCERNDGSPEKPYFMSKNLMRILGKRNKKTT from the exons ATGGGTTGCTGTGTGCCGTCGAAAGAATCTA GGGAGCCGATACGATATGATCCCAACTTCAACGGCCCGATCCACAACCGTTCTTGCACGGACATACTATGGTTAATAATGTTCATCCTCTTCCTCGGGGCGTGGGGCTACGTTGGATACTACA GTATGACGAGAGGTAGCGTCGACAAACTATTAGCGCCTATTGATTCAAGAGGACGACGGTGTGGGCTGGACTCCGGCCTTGAAGAAAAGAAGTATCTAATCTTTTTCAACATCGCTAAGTGTTTGGCGCCGGGAACCCCTATAACCGGATGTCCGACTACACAG GTGTGTGTATCGCAATGTCCAGACAAAACTGTGCTGTTTAAAAAAGAGTTAGAACAAAATCCCACTGCCTTCgaacaaattaaaatgaatatggtTTGCACCGAAGATGTGAACCTCCAGACCATGACGTATTCTCAAGCGATCCAATACATACAAGAGGAGAAGTGCGCTAGTTTTGTGTTGCAGAGCCAACCag TGTTGTACCGCTGCATCGGAGATCTTTCAACCCTGCAATGCAAAGACACGTCGAAGACCACTCCATGGACGGAGAGCACCGGCGAAACTTGCGTCAGAAATCCGGAAGACGCCCAGAAATCCTTGCTCAACCGCGCGACTGCCCTGGACTCATACGTGGGCTGGATCGCCGCAAGCTGGGTTACATTCTTCACGAGGAATGAGCGAGAAACACACGTT TTGTCGTCGCAAATAGTTCAAGATCTGGTCCAGTCCAGATGGTACATGGCCGGAGCGTTGGTCGCTGTGGTATTGCTATGCTTCATCTACATACTCTTGCTACGTTGGGTCATCACACCCGTAGTCTGGCTTTCGATCGCGGGCCTGTTTGCTCTAATGGGATTTG ctATTTACCTGTGTTACAAAAACTACGAGTACTACAAAGCAAACCCTGTCGGTCTCTACCAAACAACCAACCTGAAAGGATACGCGCAGTCTATTTTTGCGAAATATGAAACCTGGCTCGTAATTCTCATTGTATTGGCTGTGTTactacttattttgtttttggtaGTAGTATTCCTGCGAAGTCGGATAACTATAGCTATAGCACTCATACGTGAAGGAAGCaa AGCCGTTACATCAATAAAATCCACAATTCTGTTCCCAATATTCCCCTGGATCTTCCAATGCGCTATCATTGCTTATGGGATTTTGGTTCTCATGTTTCTGCTGTCGATTGGTGAGTCTGCCTTCCGCGTCGTTAACCTGCGAAATGATACTACGTGTAGCTGCAACGGGGTATACACGGAG gagGGGGCCCCGTGTAATCCACTAACATTCGTAGAGAAATGCCATGATACCAGTTCCGTCGGTGGGCTTTTACCGTGTCAATTGGCTTCCTGCCATTTTACCGGCATCGACAATCCACAGATTGTTATTTATATGCAAC TGGTCAACGTGCTAGGTTTTTTCTGGGCGATGTTTTTCATCAGTGGAGTAGCGGATATGATGTTAGCGAGTACATTCTCAACTTGGTACTGGACTTTCCATAAGAATGACTTGCCTTTCTTCACCCTTACCTCAGGAATTTATAGAACGCTTCG CTACCACTTGGGAACGGTGGCGTTTGGAGCTTTAATAATTGCAATAGTAAGAGTTATTCGAGTAATTCTGGAATACATCGATCACAAAGTCAAAAAATTCGACAATCCATTTACGAGATGCATGATGTGTTTCTGCAAATGCATGTTTTGGTGCTTGGAGAactttttgaaatttgttaatAAGAACGCCTACATTATGTGCGCTGTGCACGGGAAGAACTTCTGCAGAAGCGCCAGTGACGCCTTTTCATTGCTCATGAGGAATATTCTTAGAGTTGTCGTATTAGATAAG GTGGCCGACTTTATTTTCTTCCTCTCAAAGCTTTTGATCTCCATTGGGGTGGGCTTCGCTGTGTACTACCTCCTTGAATGGAACTACGTGTACGAAGTAACAAAAGGCGAGCGTCTGCACTACAACTACGTGCCTGCAGTCATACTGAGCATCGCAACCTACCTCATATGCACTATATTCTTCAACGTCTACTCAATGGCTGTAGACACACTGTTCCTATGTTTCT TGGAAGATTGCGAGAGGAATGATGGTTCCCCGGAAAAACCGTACTTCATGTCGAAAAACCTTATGAGAATCCTCGGCAagagaaacaaaaaaaccacataa
- the LOC120637683 gene encoding choline transporter-like 2 isoform X3 has protein sequence MGCCVPSKESREPIRYDPNFNGPIHNRSCTDILWLIMFILFLGAWGYVGYYSMTRGSVDKLLAPIDSRGRRCGLDSGLEEKKYLIFFNIAKCLAPGTPITGCPTTQVCVSQCPDKTVLFKKELEQNPTAFEQIKMNMVCTEDVNLQTMTYSQAIQYIQEEKCASFVLQSQPVLGRCFVNVTAAMEVLRDVTNGTLDMEESEVLEQLTNLLRFKQLSSQIVQDLVQSRWYMAGALVAVVLLCFIYILLLRWVITPVVWLSIAGLFALMGFAIYLCYKNYEYYKANPVGLYQTTNLKGYAQSIFAKYETWLVILIVLAVLLLILFLVVVFLRSRITIAIALIREGSKAVTSIKSTILFPIFPWIFQCAIIAYGILVLMFLLSIGESAFRVVNLRNDTTCSCNGVYTEEGAPCNPLTFVEKCHDTSSVGGLLPCQLASCHFTGIDNPQIVIYMQLVNVLGFFWAMFFISGVADMMLASTFSTWYWTFHKNDLPFFTLTSGIYRTLRYHLGTVAFGALIIAIVRVIRVILEYIDHKVKKFDNPFTRCMMCFCKCMFWCLENFLKFVNKNAYIMCAVHGKNFCRSASDAFSLLMRNILRVVVLDKVADFIFFLSKLLISIGVGFAVYYLLEWNYVYEVTKGERLHYNYVPAVILSIATYLICTIFFNVYSMAVDTLFLCFLEDCERNDGSPEKPYFMSKNLMRILGKRNKKTT, from the exons ATGGGTTGCTGTGTGCCGTCGAAAGAATCTA GGGAGCCGATACGATATGATCCCAACTTCAACGGCCCGATCCACAACCGTTCTTGCACGGACATACTATGGTTAATAATGTTCATCCTCTTCCTCGGGGCGTGGGGCTACGTTGGATACTACA GTATGACGAGAGGTAGCGTCGACAAACTATTAGCGCCTATTGATTCAAGAGGACGACGGTGTGGGCTGGACTCCGGCCTTGAAGAAAAGAAGTATCTAATCTTTTTCAACATCGCTAAGTGTTTGGCGCCGGGAACCCCTATAACCGGATGTCCGACTACACAG GTGTGTGTATCGCAATGTCCAGACAAAACTGTGCTGTTTAAAAAAGAGTTAGAACAAAATCCCACTGCCTTCgaacaaattaaaatgaatatggtTTGCACCGAAGATGTGAACCTCCAGACCATGACGTATTCTCAAGCGATCCAATACATACAAGAGGAGAAGTGCGCTAGTTTTGTGTTGCAGAGCCAACCag TGTTGGGTCGGTGCTTTGTAAACGTCACCGCTGCTATGGAGGTGTTACGTGACGTCACAAATGGTACACTTGACATGGAGGAAAGCGAGGTGCTCGAACAACTCACCAACTTGCTTAGATTTAAACAG TTGTCGTCGCAAATAGTTCAAGATCTGGTCCAGTCCAGATGGTACATGGCCGGAGCGTTGGTCGCTGTGGTATTGCTATGCTTCATCTACATACTCTTGCTACGTTGGGTCATCACACCCGTAGTCTGGCTTTCGATCGCGGGCCTGTTTGCTCTAATGGGATTTG ctATTTACCTGTGTTACAAAAACTACGAGTACTACAAAGCAAACCCTGTCGGTCTCTACCAAACAACCAACCTGAAAGGATACGCGCAGTCTATTTTTGCGAAATATGAAACCTGGCTCGTAATTCTCATTGTATTGGCTGTGTTactacttattttgtttttggtaGTAGTATTCCTGCGAAGTCGGATAACTATAGCTATAGCACTCATACGTGAAGGAAGCaa AGCCGTTACATCAATAAAATCCACAATTCTGTTCCCAATATTCCCCTGGATCTTCCAATGCGCTATCATTGCTTATGGGATTTTGGTTCTCATGTTTCTGCTGTCGATTGGTGAGTCTGCCTTCCGCGTCGTTAACCTGCGAAATGATACTACGTGTAGCTGCAACGGGGTATACACGGAG gagGGGGCCCCGTGTAATCCACTAACATTCGTAGAGAAATGCCATGATACCAGTTCCGTCGGTGGGCTTTTACCGTGTCAATTGGCTTCCTGCCATTTTACCGGCATCGACAATCCACAGATTGTTATTTATATGCAAC TGGTCAACGTGCTAGGTTTTTTCTGGGCGATGTTTTTCATCAGTGGAGTAGCGGATATGATGTTAGCGAGTACATTCTCAACTTGGTACTGGACTTTCCATAAGAATGACTTGCCTTTCTTCACCCTTACCTCAGGAATTTATAGAACGCTTCG CTACCACTTGGGAACGGTGGCGTTTGGAGCTTTAATAATTGCAATAGTAAGAGTTATTCGAGTAATTCTGGAATACATCGATCACAAAGTCAAAAAATTCGACAATCCATTTACGAGATGCATGATGTGTTTCTGCAAATGCATGTTTTGGTGCTTGGAGAactttttgaaatttgttaatAAGAACGCCTACATTATGTGCGCTGTGCACGGGAAGAACTTCTGCAGAAGCGCCAGTGACGCCTTTTCATTGCTCATGAGGAATATTCTTAGAGTTGTCGTATTAGATAAG GTGGCCGACTTTATTTTCTTCCTCTCAAAGCTTTTGATCTCCATTGGGGTGGGCTTCGCTGTGTACTACCTCCTTGAATGGAACTACGTGTACGAAGTAACAAAAGGCGAGCGTCTGCACTACAACTACGTGCCTGCAGTCATACTGAGCATCGCAACCTACCTCATATGCACTATATTCTTCAACGTCTACTCAATGGCTGTAGACACACTGTTCCTATGTTTCT TGGAAGATTGCGAGAGGAATGATGGTTCCCCGGAAAAACCGTACTTCATGTCGAAAAACCTTATGAGAATCCTCGGCAagagaaacaaaaaaaccacataa